The genomic interval TTTCTGATCAGTACTTTCTGGTAGGAAGAAGCCTTTTCGCATTGGATGTGTCAAAGACCTCCTCCACGACATACTGGATCTTTTCTACCTTTTCGCCGCGTTCCAGCTTCTGAATAATCTCGGCTACCCGCGGGCCATGAAGAGGGTTACACTCAACTGAGCAGTTGATTTCTCCGGCGATCATCCGATTAAAAGCCTCGTGTACAGCATCAAAAGAGATAATGATAATATCCTTTCCAGGCTGTTTTCCTACCGCTTTTATTGCATCAATGGCGCCAAAAGCCATATTGTCATTTTCGGCAAATACAACATCGATGCCGGGATATGCCTTCAGGAAGGATTCCATTACTTCCTGACCCTTGGCCTGGGTAAACTCACCAGTCTGCTTTGCAAGAAGCTTAAAATCAGGATCGGCATCAATTCCTTCCAGGATTCCCTGGGTCCGTCCAACCTGAGCGGAAGAACCGATGGTTCCCTGGAGCAGCACTATATTCAGCTCCTCATTGGCCATTCCGTTTTTCTTTACGTAGTCATTCAGCCACTTGACGCCGTCCTGACCTTCTTTAAGGAAGTTGCCCCCCACCCATGCGGTATAGAGACTGTCGTCGGAAAGATCCATCATACGGTCAGAAAGAATAACCGGGATTCCTGCTGCCTTGGCTTCACTGAGCACAGTCTCCCAGCCAGTCTCTACAACCGGAGCTACCACGATGTAATCAACATCCTGCTGAATAAAATTGCGGATTGCCTTAATCTGGTTCTGCTGTTTCTGCTGGGCATCGTCGAAAATGAGTCTGTAACCATTTTCTTCGACAAAAGTGCTCTTAAAGGATTCTGTGTTTGCTGTGCGCCAGTCGGATTCGGCACCAACCTGAGCATAGCCTACAACAATCAGATCATCCTCTGCTCCAGCCGCGGCCTCATCCTGACCACCTGCAAAAACCTGGCCGAGGGAGAACACAGCGATAATCAAGAAAATAGCCAATACCTTCTTCATACATTCCTCCTTGGAATTGTGATTGTCGTAATGGTATCCTCGACATACTTCCGGGTACATGAGTTATCTTCCTGAGTTTCTTGCGTTTTTTTACCGTTTTTCCCAGTCAGGTTTGTTTTCTTATGAAAAAAGTATGAAAATTTATGGACAGCTACAGGGTTCTTTGGAAACAGACGTTACTCTGTAGTCCCGGGGAGAAATACCTGTATTCTTTTTGAA from Marispirochaeta sp. carries:
- a CDS encoding ABC transporter substrate-binding protein, with product MKKVLAIFLIIAVFSLGQVFAGGQDEAAAGAEDDLIVVGYAQVGAESDWRTANTESFKSTFVEENGYRLIFDDAQQKQQNQIKAIRNFIQQDVDYIVVAPVVETGWETVLSEAKAAGIPVILSDRMMDLSDDSLYTAWVGGNFLKEGQDGVKWLNDYVKKNGMANEELNIVLLQGTIGSSAQVGRTQGILEGIDADPDFKLLAKQTGEFTQAKGQEVMESFLKAYPGIDVVFAENDNMAFGAIDAIKAVGKQPGKDIIIISFDAVHEAFNRMIAGEINCSVECNPLHGPRVAEIIQKLERGEKVEKIQYVVEEVFDTSNAKRLLPTRKY